The Lasioglossum baleicum chromosome 12, iyLasBale1, whole genome shotgun sequence genome includes a region encoding these proteins:
- the Nup98-96 gene encoding nuclear pore complex protein Nup98-96 isoform X3 produces MFGQSGNTSFSGFNAAQQTSPFGQSAFGKPIATTSFGSGATPVFGSGNTSLFSSKPAGSTTGGLFGNTTTPPAFTQPSFGGFGTTNTNTNLFGNQQNASTSLFGANTATSAFGQSNKPAGFSFGASSGTNLFGQPQQTAQQTTPFGQTNNAGNTNLFGATPGFGSTNATNTGVIGTVVKFTPVITTDSMSKNGISQSISARHCCIVAMKEYESKSYEELRFEDYSVGRKGPSTGIFGTPVQSSPFVNAGTGTSTATTGFGGMGGGFGTTTQSGSSGPFGKPMTSFGTPSTTTTNSFAFSSTPSTNLFGSNNQAKPFGNSNHLISTAAAPTPLFATSNTNQTAGTTFGGINTAQNTGFGSTFGSTQPNQSIGLFNQNKSAFNVPSTSSNTAFTSFGQTPSGNTGSTLFGNKSTGTTGFGTAPTFGAAAASTFGTTTGQTSGFSFGSTSTPSTGLGTNTGLTLGSGSTLFGQQKPGGLFGNTGNNATFNPSSSFGSSTFGTNSNVGTGMGMGLLGAGTSNNQTKSSGTVPVHQQILALVSAPFGDSPLLKNLLPASGKTEELLKPANTPSKITNGIQYKITADNKSPKIKAKVVTPAQLSKKSMFEGLEEEDPLSEAFQPRPNAKRLVLRPKSMSNSIVTSPVEHLQAVGKNSQSAEKGEGKINGTDTSADNRTIETTDKENHSQENNRQIANDRRSSISWLKTSIPRNSTTKHSEEESFEGQRSPYSMLNSSPEETINNTVSELRPYTAVNSPKQTHAEVSNAVDTSAKNSSVADQTCTDSIAHNTDSSQELDDSSFWTLQAPNWKMNAAKVILKRAGYYTIPSLDKLEDYVRGETCIVPDFMVGRNGYGNVYFPDSFDIYGLNLDEIVHFRHKEVIIYPDDEKKPPVGQGLNRKAQVTLDRVWPHDKSLHKPITDPHRLAAMDYEEKLRRVSAKHDTRFLEYRPETGSWVFKVDHFSKYGLSDSDEDDSNNVPSVNDPKRLKLSATSQQKASTNLEQSNNRRRPEDRVVGNGVNGVTIDYKSQFFSRSRARGKISSNDDHDRKKQSPVSPTGDNARILGTDSHKLQLMKASFFDGSDEEMNDTYEQDSDRALLLPGQKSSVVRCYFDTVEFADEEQRRKMTYSPILRSNMTIHRTPPIVHDEPILSKADTKSKPSIDVIATKSSIYGRNFPDPIVTPVTAILKWHSEVIPLSKSIINKLQARSVADAGIQMGRMFRPSWGRGLTLLTLSTRGHADDVPLHSSFEQIGSYVNGRLPEDTTSVTIVQRIQILGGDGGGGSGGNGTDEDRVEAFERSIEGHLKIQLSHRIMDQEGDCPIFNVDTDVNKASMALHAHCSLAEEFAEQFSADSSAAYVANVWQLCVALWGTLPDVNALTANPTDHNIVVARREAIGEWFKSVVQKTLEGDSTTRTSNEKKILDLLSASELQGACEVAREAGDHCLALLMAQLRSGMPTKALIKQQIALWQDSGVDENISTDRLKLFALVAGEPLVSSKHGLINVCENLDWKRALAVHVWYFSSPVASIRDTLELYESSFDASKATYAYAAAPIPEYRGIDDYEFEVNNGQPIYDLCYHLLKLFCIGNHTLGELLNPATHTADPLDYRLSWLMQQVLLALGYSHLSEHVAALTHINFATQLEAYGLWHWAIFVMLHLKDAGKRKAAVKNLLQRHIEIDNISDYIEREKFLREELGIPSGWIHEAKAVKSYVAKRYGEAASYFIEAEQWNTAHEIIIEHLAADAIINENYEYLRDLLSPLIPPECSSAISGWSHQGDLLWEYMEITMDIESLLRGADPREISYKLELLKPRLTCLYLNIHRFPCPTAKHRLCQAEIAKRALHLSRGLLQADENKSTVILQLVSQLPLPEDYAQQELRPIVNMRVNEIISQAV; encoded by the exons ATGTTTGGCCAATCTGGAAATACGTCCTTCA GTGGTTTCAATGCGGCACAGCAGACAAGTCCGTTCGGACAGTCTGCGTTTGGTAAACCGATCGCTACAACGAGTTTTGGTAGCGGGGCTACACCAGTCTTTGGTAGTGGCAATACTTCTCTTTTTAGTTCGAAGCCTGCAGGTTCTACGACAGGTGGCCTGTTTGGCAATACTACAACACCACCTGCGTTTACTCAGCCATCTTTCGGAG GTTTTGGGACGACCAACACAAACACTAATCTATTTGGGAATCAGCAAAATGCTAGTACAAGTTTATTCGGAGCAAACACTGCAACTTCAGCCTTTGGACAATCCAATAAACCAGCTGGATTTAGCTTTGGCGCGTCGTCGGGAACAAATTTGTTTGGACAACCTCAACAGACCGCTCAACAGACCACTCCTTTCGGACAAACTAATAATGCTGGAAATACCAATTTGTTTGGAGCAACGCCTG GTTTCGGCAGTACAAATGCCACCAATACTGGTGTTATCGGCACCGTTGTAAAATTTACTCCTGTCATTACAACCGATTCTATGTCAAAAAATGGAATATCTCAAAGTATATCGGCCAGGCACTGTTGCATCGTGGCAATGAAGGAATACGAATCAAAATCGTACGAGGAATTACGTTTCGAGGACTATTCTGTAGGACGGAAAG GACCCAGTACAGGAATATTTGGTACACCTGTGCAATCTTCACCTTTTGTGAATGCGGGGACAGGGACTAGTACCGCAACGAcgg GTTTTGGTGGAATGGGCGGCGGCTTCGGAACCACCACTCAATCCGGATCGAGCGGTCCTTTCGGGAAACCAATGACAAGCTTTGGAACACCGTCGACCACAACTACCAACAGCTTCGCATTCAGTTCTACTCCGAGCACAAATTTGTTCGGCAGTAACAATCAGGCTAAACCTTTCGGTA ATAGCAATCATTTGATATCTACAGCAGCTGCGCCAACGCCACTCTTTGCAACCAGCAACACTAATCAAACTGCTGGTACGACTTTCGGTGGTATCAATACAGCCCAGAACACTGGCTTCGGATCTACGTTTGGATCGACACAACCAAATCAG AGTATCGGTTTATTTAACCAAAACAAATCGGCTTTCAATGTGCCGTCCACATCTTCCAATACCGCGTTCACCAGCTTTGGTCAAACACCTTCTGGCAATACAGGCTCGACTttattcggcaataaatcgaCTGGAACAACAGGTTTCGGAACAGCACCCACTTTCGGTGCGGCTGCAGCATCGACCTTTGGAACAACAACAG GACAGACGTCTGGATTCTCTTTTGGTTCAACTTCCACACCTTCGACCGGACTGG GTACGAATACGGGTTTAACTCTGGGTAGCGGTTCTACTTTATTTGGACAGCAAAAACCAGGCGGCCTATTCGGTAATACTGGAAACAATGCAACATTCAATCCCTCCTCGTCGTTTGGATCGTCAACTTTTGGAACCAATTCAAACGTGGGAACTGGCATGGGAATGGGTTTACTCGGTGCTGG CACCTCGAACAACCAGACGAAGAGCTCTGGGACCGTGCCAGTGCATCAGCAGATTTTGGCACTGGTGTCCGCACCGTTTGGGGATTCACCGTTGTTAAAGAACCTTTTGCCA GCTTCTGGAAAAACTGAGGAGCTGTTGAAGCCTGCTAATACGCCTTCGAAAATAACAAATGGCATACAGTACAAGATTACGGCGGACAACAAATCTCCGAAAATCAAAGCTAAAGTGGTTACCCCTGCACAATTGTCAAAG AAATCGATGTTCGAGGGTCTCGAGGAGGAGGATCCGCTCTCGGAAGCATTTCAGCCCCGTCCGAACGCGAAGCGTTTAGTATTACGCCCGAAATCTATGAGCAACTCGATCGTGACGTCGCCGGTTGAACATTTGCAAGCCGTAGGAAAGAATTCGCAGTCCGCGGAAAAAGGAGAGGGTAAAATTAATGGGACGGACACTTCCGCCGACAATCGAACTATCGAAACCACAGACAAAGAAAACCATAGTCAAGAGAATAATCGGCAAATTGCGAACGACCGAAGATCGTCTATATCTTG GTTGAAGACGAGCATTCCGCGGAACTCGACAACAAAACATTCCGAAGAAGAATCGTTCGAAGGACAGCGTTCGCCGTACTCGATGTTAAACTCGTCTCCGGaggaaacaataaataataccGTGTCCGAATTACGGCCATATACCGCTGTCAATTCACCGAAGCAAACACACGCAGAAGTTAGCAACGCGGTGGACACGTCGGCAAAGAATTCCTCGGTGGCCGATCAAACGTGTACAGACAGCATAGCTCACAATACTG ATTCGAGTCAGGAATTGGACGATAGTTCCTTCTGGACGTTACAAGCGCCGAACTGGAAAATGAATGCAGCAAAAGTGATATTGAAACGTGCCGGCTATTACACTATTCCGTCATTGGATAAATTGGAGGATTATGTTCGCGGAGAAACTTGCATCGTTCCAGACTTCATGGTTGGTCGGAATGGTTACGGAAACGTATACTTCCCCGACTCGTTCGACATTTATGGTCTGAATTTGGATGAAATCG TACATTTCCGGCACAAGGAGGTTATCATTTATCCGGACGACGAAAAGAAACCGCCGGTCGGTCAAGGATTAAATCGTAAAGCGCAAGTGACCTTGGACAGGGTATGGCCGCACGATAAGTCACTGCACAAACCCATAACCGATCCCCATCGACTGGCCGCGATGGattacgaagaaaaattacgaagAGTATCTGCAAAACACGACACCAGATTTCTCGAGTATCGTCCTGAAACTGGCTCATGGGTTTTCAAG GTCGACCATTTTTCGAAATACGGTTTGAGCGATTCGGACGAAGACGACAGTAACAATGTACCTTCGGTGAACGATCCGAAGAGATTGAAATTGTCCGCTACGTCTCAGCAGAAAGCTTCAACCAATTTGGAACAGTCGAACAACCGTCGTCGTCCG GAGGACAGAGTAGTCGGCAACGGTGTTAATGGCGTGACCATCGATTACAAGTCACAGTTTTTCTCGCGCTCAAGGGCTCgcggaaaaatttcgagcaaCG ACGATCACGATCGCAAGAAGCAATCACCGGTTAGTCCAACAGGTGACAATGCTCGTATTTTGGGCACGGACAGTCATAAATTGCAACTGATGAAAGCCAGTTTCTTCGATGGTAGCGACGAAGAAATGAACGATACCTACGAGCAAG ATTCGGATCGTGCCTTGCTTCTTCCCGGTCAGAAAAGTTCTGTCGTACGATGTTATTTCGATACTGTTGAATTCGCGGACGAGGAACAGAGGCGAAAGATGACTTACAGCCCGATACTGCGATCAAACATGACGATTCATCGTACGCCGCCTATCGTTCACGACGAACCGATACTTTCGAAAGCAG ATACTAAATCGAAGCCGTCGATAGATGTGATTGCCACAAAGTCGTCGATCTATGGAAGAAATTTCCCGGACCCTATCGTAACTCCGGTAACTGCGATTCTGAAATGGCACTCGGAAGTGATACCGCTGTCGAAATCCATTATAAACAAGTTACAGGCTCGTTCTGTTGCCGACGCTG GCATACAAATGGGAAGAATGTTTAGACCGAGTTGGGGACGTGGTTTAACGCTGCTTACATTGAGCACGCGAGGCCATGCCGACGACGTACCGCTTCACAGTTCGTTCGAACAGATTGGCTCGTACGTGAACGGTCGCCTTCCGGAAGATACGACATCCGTCACGATCGTTCAACGGATACAAATTTTGGGTGGTGACGGTGGCGGTGGTAGCGGCGGTAACGGGACCGACGAGGATCGCGTCGAAGCATTCGAG AGAAGCATAGAGGGTCATCTGAAGATTCAGTTGTCGCACCGTATAATGGATCAGGAGGGAGATTGTCCCATCTTTAACGTGGATACTGACGTGAACAAGGCGAGCATGGCTTTACACGCACACTGTAGTTTAGCCGAAGAATTTGCCGAACAATTTTCCGCCGACAGTTCTGCCGCTTACGTCGCTAACGTTTGGCAACTCTGCGTGGCTCTATGGGGAACTCTGCCCGACGTAAACGCTCTTACCG CAAATCCAACCGATCATAATATCGTGGTGGCTCGACGGGAGGCGATAGGCGAGTGGTTCAAGAGCGTTGTGCAAAAGACGCTCGAAGGGGATTCAACAACAAGGACCAGCAACGAGAAGAAAATACTGGACTTGCTATCCG CTTCCGAATTACAAGGGGCTTGCGAAGTCGCGCGAGAGGCAGGTGACCATTGTCTGGCACTGCTTATGGCGCAATTACGCAGCGGTATGCCCACGAAAGCCTTGATAAAGCAGCAAATCGCGTTATGGCAAGACTCTGGCGTGGACGAGAACATATCGACGGACCGGTTGAAACTGTTCGCGTTGGTGGCGGGCGAACCGCTCGTATCCAGTAAACACGGTCTCATCAACGTTTGCGAGAATCTCGATTGGAAAAGAGCGTTAGCCGTTCACGTATG GTATTTCTCGTCTCCGGTAGCCTCCATCAGAGATACGTTAGAACTTTACGAATCCTCGTTCGATGCGAGCAAAGCAACGTATGCATATGCCGCGGCACCTATACCCGAATACAGAGGAATCGACGATTACGAGTTCGAGGTGAACAACGGACAGCCTATATACGATCTGTGCTATCACCTACTCAAATTATTCTGTATCGGCAATCACACGCTGGGAGAACTTTTAAATCCCGCCACGCATACCGCCGATCCGCTCGATTACAGGCTCAG TTGGCTGATGCAGCAAGTACTGTTAGCGTTGGGTTACTCGCATCTGTCGGAACACGTCGCCGCGTTAACGCACATCAACTTCGCCACCCAATTGGAAGCGTACGGTCTATGGCATTGGGCCATATTCGTGATGTTGCATTTAAAGGATGCGGGAAAAAGGAAGGCCGCggtaaaaaatttgttacaacGACACATCGAAATAGACAATATCTCCGATTATATCGAACGAGAGAAATTTTTACGCGAAGAACTCGGCATACCGTCGGGTTGGATTCACGAAGCGAAAGCTGTGAAAAGTTACGTGGCCAAAAG ATACGGAGAGGCTGCATCTTATTTCATCGAAGCGGAACAGTGGAATACCGCGCACGAAATCATTATCGAACATCTCGCTGCGGATGCTATAATAAATG aaaattacgAGTATCTACGTGATTTGCTGAGTCCGTTGATTCCTCCGGAATGCAGCAGCGCCATAAGCGGCTGGTCTCATCAAGGAGATTTACTTTGGGAATACATGGAGATAACTATGGATATCGAATCGTTGTTGCGCGGCGCCGATCCCCGTGAAATCAGTTACAAACTAGAACTGTTGAAACCACGATTGACATGTCTTTATTTGAATATTCATCGGTTTCCGTGTCCGACCGCAAAACACAG GCTCTGTCAAGCGGAAATTGCTAAAAGAGCGTTGCATCTATCAAGAGGTTTGTTGCAAGCAGACGAAAACAAATCAACCGTGATACTTCAATTGGTCTCGCAGTTGCCGTTGCCCGAAGACTATGCTCAACAGGAACTTCGTCCTATCGTGAATATGCGGGTGAACGAGATTATATCGCAAGCAGTATAG